A genomic stretch from Arachis stenosperma cultivar V10309 chromosome 3, arast.V10309.gnm1.PFL2, whole genome shotgun sequence includes:
- the LOC130968784 gene encoding BTB/POZ domain-containing protein At3g05675-like translates to MFPGAGVSKKRQRTTTTAAAAVSRHSSTIANSSYSDKTLTEVSQDRLHRSPSTTNAAGDAAAAEAFFNDSSTADVVLRLFIDAVSPLQPTSSPTSADSVSISDLHVYLHSSVLRRSKYFSALLSDRWICHVHPPPPPEHSSASTTTTSDEENELFRLNLGVPPTPGSIRSHLTVLELLYTNDFATAIDSASTALDLLPVALELLFEDCVRSCVGFLEAVPWTEEEEKRVLSLIPFLSEEESKELLARVSPVAEDSSELMLEGLISSAMNNYQNTAFVKAFVAKILRDFSSKESAKRVLEKAFKTSLLTVKESLEDYSSPVFRGDHNETEALQRLNLHKASTNGKHLLWLVERMIELKVADAAVREWSEQAAFTADLQRAFRDDAWRNIVPGLPAVVLRCTCKLANAVSAGTILASKQVRRKLVEDWLPVLVVCKDNVSPISPSNKSLYLELEETFLRIISTLPMSDAQELLQRCLSFSTRNVEDCPHLVTAFNTWFRRAAQPLKPDSSFDQ, encoded by the exons ATGTTTCCCGGCGCCGGCGTTTCCAAGAAGAGGCAGCGCACCACCACCACCGCCGCCGCCGCCGTTAGTCGCCATTCCTCCACCATAGCTAACTCTTCATACTCCGATAAAACCCTAACCGAAGTCTCTCAAGACCGCCTTCACCGTTCCCCGAGCACCACAAACGCCGCCGGGGACGCAGCCGCAGCTGAAGCCTTCTTCAACGACTCGTCCACCGCGGACGTCGTCCTTCGTCTCTTCATCGACGCTGTCTCCCCCCTCCAACCCACCTCCTCCCCGACCTCCGCCGACTCCGTCTCGATCTCCGACCTCCACGTGTACCTCCACTCCTCCGTCCTCCGCCGCTCGAAGTACTTCTCCGCACTCTTATCCGACCGATGGATCTGCCACGTCCACCCTCCTCCGCCACCGGAACACTCATCCGCCTCCACCACAACTACTTCCGACGAAGAAAACGAGCTCTTCCGCCTCAATCTCGGAGTTCCTCCCACACCTGGCTCAATCCGATCGCATCTCACGGTGCTTGAGCTTCTCTACACCAACGATTTCGCTACCGCAATCGACAGCGCCTCCACTGCGCTCGATCTCCTCCCGGTGGCTCTAGAACTTCTCTTCGAGGATTGTGTCAGGTCATGCGTAGGGTTCCTTGAAGCAGTTCCATGGacggaagaagaagaaaagcgaGTCCTGAGCCTGATCCCGTTCCTCAGCGAAGAAGAATCGAAAGAGCTTCTCGCCAGGGTTTCACCGGTCgcagaagactcttccgagctCATGCTTGAAGGCCTGATCTCCTCTGCGATGAACAATTACCAGAACACAGCGTTCGTGAAGGCGTTCGTGGCGAAGATCCTAAGAGATTTCTCGTCTAAGGAATCGGCGAAGAGAGTTTTGGAGAAGGCGTTCAAAACGAGCTTGTTGACGGTGAAGGAATCGTTGGAGGATTATTCGAGTCCCGTGTTCAGAGGGGACCATAACGAAACTGAGGCTCTTCAGAGGTTGAATCTGCATAAGGCTTCGACCAATGGGAAACATTTGCTGTGGCTTGTGGAGAGGATGATTGAGCTGAAGGTGGCTGATGCTGCTGTCAGGGAGTGGAGCGAGCAGGCCGCTTTCACCGCCGATCTTCAGAGGGCGTTCCGCGATGATGCGTGGAGGAACATTGTGCCTGGCCTCCCTGCTGTTGTCCTTAGGTGTACTTGTAAGCTCGCTAATGCTGTTAGTGCTGGCACTATTCTGGCATCGAAGCAG GTTAGAAGGAAACTAGTAGAAGATTGGCTTCCCGTTTTGGTGGTTTGCAAAGATAATGTTTCACCAATATCACCCAGCAATAAATCGCTATATCTGGAGCTGGAAGAAACATTTCTGCGGATCATTTCCACACTGCCTATGTCTGATGCTCAGGAACTGTTGCAGCGGTGCCTAAGCTTTTCAACCCGAAACGTTGAAGATTGTCCTCACTTGGTGACAGCATTCAACACCTGGTTCAGGCGTGCCGCCCAACCTCTGAAACCAGATAGCTCTTTTGATCAATAA
- the LOC130968786 gene encoding uncharacterized protein At1g01500-like, producing METSCKANGNGVTDNGYAVVRHSYQPSMKPSLPWLDIRVFYVRVCKCELDQSTPEVLTLNHVPLNPDTLLEVNGVRAGVYSDGVSTLLKRDRVDRKSEEVTFVSTDSIRMCGNVKFQVFDKDALLLSGVLELSNSNGIVRESSYNGQKWSMNCESDVIAGTGFFKENQFLFRDSAPPTIEVYIAGSCSGTPIILTKTLQLGSQKKYTRKSALDAIPENDASENGKDAYSPLALQDLDYLSDKPEDDYYNGLYPRTAYADGEDGELSWFNAGVRVGVGIGLSVCLGIGIGVGLLVKTYQGTTRHFRRRLL from the exons ATGGAGACTTCTTGTAAGGCCAATGGAAATGGGGTAACCGATAATGGATATGCCGTCGTGAGGCACTCGTATCAACCCTCCATGAAGCCATCGTTGCCTTGGCTCGACATAAGAGTATTCTATGTAAGAGTTTGTAAGtgtgagcttgatcaatccactcCTGAGGTTCTCACACTCAATCATGTTCCTTTGAATCCGGATACCCTTCTCGAAGTTAATGGAGTTCGCGCTGGTGTATATTCTGATGGGGTGTCAACCCTTCTCAAAAGGGACAGGGTCGACAGAAAATCAGAAGAAGTAACATTTGTAAGCACTGATAGCATAAGGATGTGTGGCAATGTGAAGtttcaagtgtttgataaaGATGCTCTGCTTCTTTCCGGAGTTCTAGAATTAAGTAATAGCAACGGTATTGTTAGGGAATCGAGCTATAACGGACAAAAATGGAGTATGAACTGTGAGTCGGATGTAATAGCCGGCACCGGTTTCTTTAAGGAGAATCAATTCCTGTTCCGAGACTCAGCTCCACCTACAATTGAGGTCTACATTGCCGGGTCCTGCTCGGGTACTCCAATTATCTTAACAAAGACCCTGCAGCTCGGTTCTCAGAAGAAATATACAAGGAAAAGTGCATTGGATGCAATTCCTGAGAATGATGCAAGTGAAAATGGGAAAGATGCTTATTCACCACTTGCTTTGCAG GACCTGGATTACCTTAGCGACAAACCAGAAGACGACTATTATAACGGGCTGTACCCGAGAACAGCATATGCAGATGGTGAAGATGGAGAACTATCATGGTTCAATGCTGGTGTGAGGGTGGGAGTTGGTATTGGACTTAGTGTTTGTCTTGGAATTGGCATTGGAGTTGGCCTACTTGTTAAAACCTACCAAGGCACCACTCGCCACTTCAGAAGACGGTTATTATAG
- the LOC130965344 gene encoding uncharacterized protein LOC130965344, producing MLLRNIDQTSGLCNGKRLIVNELGSNVIGATVVTGRNIGDKVYIPRMNLIPSDSGLPFKFQRKQFPLTVCFAMTINKSQGQSLSHVGLYLSKSVFTHGQLYVALSRVKSRSGLRVLILDEDGNPKSSTTNVVFKEVFNNI from the coding sequence ATGCTACTGCGAAACATAGACCAGACTTCAGGTTTATGCAACGGGAAAAGATTAATAGTTAACGAACTTGGCAGCAATGTAATTGGAGCGACAGTAGTGACCGGTAGAAATATTGGAGATAAAGTGTACATTCcaagaatgaacttgatccctTCAGATTCAGGATTGCCATTTAAGTTCCAACGGAAACAATTTCCATTGACAGTATGCTTTGCAATGACCATTAACAAGAGTCAAGGTCAATCATTATCACATGTAGGGCTTTATTTGTCAAAATCAGTGTTTACCCATGGACAACTTTATGTTGCTTTGTCAAGAGTTAAGAGTCGCAGTGGCCTCAGGGTTTTAATTCTAGATGAAGACGGCAATCCAAAGTCATCAACAACAAATGTCGTGTTCAAAGAggtttttaataatatttag
- the LOC130970100 gene encoding protein NONRESPONDING TO OXYLIPINS 2, mitochondrial isoform X2, translated as MASTMLCKSAVRVASRTLANRSRSFAQRSSTPFMVSSPSSTHIPRASRVLSAIGSLESLMPLHSAIANARLTSNIAVDSSCWSLLSRDFAVPR; from the exons ATGGCTTCCACAATGCTGTGTAAATCAGCTGTGAGAGTGGCATCAAGGACGCTCGCGAATCGTTCCAGAAGCTTCGCTCAGAGATCTTCAACTCCGTTTATGGTTTCTTCGCCTTCTTCAACTCATATTCCTCGTGCTTCAAG GGTTTTGTCTGCTATTGGAAGCTTAGAGTCTTTGATGCCACTTCACAGTGCTATTGCAAATGCAAGACTCACTTCCAATATTGCTGTTGATTCCAGCTGCTGGAGCTTGCTTTCTAGAG ACTTTGCAGTGCCTCGGTGA
- the LOC130970100 gene encoding protein NONRESPONDING TO OXYLIPINS 2, mitochondrial isoform X1, whose protein sequence is MASTMLCKSAVRVASRTLANRSRSFAQRSSTPFMVSSPSSTHIPRASRVLSAIGSLESLMPLHSAIANARLTSNIAVDSSCWSLLSRGLEKTL, encoded by the exons ATGGCTTCCACAATGCTGTGTAAATCAGCTGTGAGAGTGGCATCAAGGACGCTCGCGAATCGTTCCAGAAGCTTCGCTCAGAGATCTTCAACTCCGTTTATGGTTTCTTCGCCTTCTTCAACTCATATTCCTCGTGCTTCAAG GGTTTTGTCTGCTATTGGAAGCTTAGAGTCTTTGATGCCACTTCACAGTGCTATTGCAAATGCAAGACTCACTTCCAATATTGCTGTTGATTCCAGCTGCTGGAGCTTGCTTTCTAGAG GACTTGAAAAAACATTGTGA
- the LOC130970099 gene encoding phenylalanine--tRNA ligase alpha subunit, cytoplasmic — translation MAEEAILGYLQHNEEIKDSGEFAAERNIDHNEIVNVIKSLHGFRYVDAEDIKRETWVLTDEGKTYTATGSPEFQLFNAIPPEGIPKDDLQKKLDPSVFKIGCAQAAKNKWVEMGKQLVTRKAQNVDDKVKGLLLQIQQGQGIGSDDIKALKARKLIVPQTWKGYSVRKGPNYAPKRKQVVTDLTRENFQSGEWKELEFKEYNYSAKGAPLEGGHLHPLLKVRAQLKQIFLCMGFEEMPTNNFVESSFWNFDALFQPQQHPARDSHDTFFLDAPSTTKRLPEDYVERVKQIHETGGYESRGYVYDWKREEANKNLLRTHTTAVSSRMLYQLAQKPFAPKKYFSIDRVFRNEAVDRTHLAEFHQIEGLVCDRGLTLCDLIGVLHDFFSHLGMTKLKFKPAYNPYTEPSMEIFSYHEGFKKWVEVGNSGMFRPEMLRPMGLPEDVQVIAWGLSLERPTMILYGIDNIRDLFGPKVDLGLIKKNSICRLGIN, via the exons ATGGCGGAAGAGGCGATTCTGGGATACCTCCAACACAACGAGGAGATTAAGGATTCGGGTGAGTTTGCAGCTGAGAGAAACATCGACCACAACGAAATCGTCAATGTGATTAAGAGCCTCCACGGTTTTCGATACGTCGATGCCGAG GACATAAAGAGAGAAACTTGGGTGCTCACGGATGAAGGGAAGACTTACACTGCAACTGGATCACCTGAATTTCAACTCTTCAATGCTATTCCACCAGAGGGTATCCCTAAAGATGACCTTCAG AAAAAGTTAGATCCATCTGTCTTCAAGATAGGTTGTGCTCAGGCTGCAAAGAACAAATGGGTGGAGATGGGAAAGCAACTTGTAACTAGAAAG GCTCAAAATGTGGATGACAAAGTCAAAGGCCTGCTTCTTCAAATACAGCAGGGACAG GGCATTGGTTCAGATGATATCAAAGCACTCAAAGCACGAAAGCTTATTGTTCCACA AACATGGAAGGGCTACTCAGTGAGAAAAGGTCCTAATTATGCCCCAAAAAGAAAGCAGGTTGTGACTGATTTGACTCGGGAAAATTTTCAGAG TGGTGAGTGGAAAGAATTGGAGTTCAAAGAGTACAATTACAGTGCTAAAGGTGCTCCTCTTGAGGGTGGCCATCTTCATCCATTGCTGAAG GTACGGGCTCAACTGAAACAGATTTTCCTCTGCATGGG CTTTGAGGAGATGCCAACTAATAATTTTGTTGAGAGCAG CTTCTGGAACTTTGATGCATTGTTCCAGCCCCAACAACACCCAGCTCGTGATTCACATGACACCTTCTTTTTGGACG CTCCTTCAACTACAAAGAGACTGCCTGAAGATTATGTTGAGAGGGTGAAGCAAATTCATGAAACTGGTGGTTATGAGTCTAGGGG ATATGTATATGATTGGAAAAGAGAGGAAGCAAACAAAAACCTCCTGCGAACGCACACAACTGCTGTTTCCTCGAGGATGCTTTACCAACTAGCGCAG AAGCCATTTGCTCCCAAAAAATATTTCTCCATTGATCGTGTCTTCAGAAACGAAGCAGTTGATCGAACACATCTTGCTGAGTTCCATCAGATTGAAG GCCTTGTATGTGATCGAGGACTCACTCTTTGTGACTTAATAGGAGTACTACATGATTTCTTCTCACACTTAG gcatgaccaaattaaagttCAAGCCTGCTTACAATCCATATACTGAACCAAGCATGGAGATTTTCAG TTATCATGAAGGCTTTAAAAAATGGGTAGAGGTAGGAAATTCTGGCATGTTCAGACCTGAAATGTTGCGGCCGATGGGACTTCCAGAAGATGTCCAAGTTATTGCCTGGGGCCTGTCCCTTGAAAG GCCAACGATGATACTATATGGGATCGATAACATCAGAGATCTCTTTGGTCCCAAG GTGGATCTTGGCCTCATAAAGAAAAATTCAATTTGTCGTCTTGGAATTAACTAG